TGCGATCTGGTGCGAGGCCTGAAACACATCGCACAGGTCTGCGGGCACCTCTTCAATCCCGTCGATGTTTCCCTGCTCGCTGATTCGGTCCATCAAGGCCGGAGTGTAGAAACCCCGTTCCTTCGCAATGGCTTCAAAGACCGGATCCACAAAGGTCAGTTTTCTTTCTCCGGAAACATGGCGGAAAGCCAGCGCGAAAACCGGCTCGATCCCCGAAGAGCAGCCCGCGATGATGCTGATCGTTCCGGTCGGGGCAATGGTGGTCACGGTGGAATTACGAAGAGGACGGCTGTTCCGGTAAATGCTGTCGGTCCAATTAGGGAAGGCCCCCCGCACTTCGGCCAGGTTTTCAGACTCGTGATGGCCGACCGAATTGATGAAACCCATGATCTTACGGCCCAGCGCCAAGGCCTCCTCGCTGTGATAGGGAATTCCCAAACGGAATAGAAGATGGGCCCACCCCATGACACCCAGACCGATGCGGCGATTGGCCTTGACGGCAGCATCGATCTCCGGCAACGGGTACGGATTGACCTCGATGACGTTGTCCAGAAACCGGACCGTCACGCGGACGGCCTGCTCCAATTCTTCCCAGTCAATCGCCCATTTTCCGTTTTTCTTGTCGACGAAAGACAGCAGGTTCAAAGACCCTAGATTGCAAGCCTCATTGGGATAAAGCGGCTGCTCTCCGCACGGATTCGTCGCTTCGACCGGACCCATTTTGGGCACGGGGTTGGACGGTCCCTCATTCATGCGGTCGATGAAAACCAGGCCCGGATCGCCGGTCTGCCAGGCCGACTCCACAATCGCATCAAAGACTTCGCGGGCATTGAGTCGGCCCACGGCCTTTCCCGAATGGGGCGAGATCAAGTTGTATTCCTTTCCCATCGCCACCGCCTGCATGAATTCTTCGGTCACGGCGACGGAGATATTGAAATTCGTGATCTGGCGTTTGCGTTTGCAGAGCACGAACTCCATGATGTCGGGATGGTTGTAATTGAGAATGGCCATGTTGGCCCCTCGACGGGTACCTCCCTGCTTGATGGAATTCGTCGCCGCGTCGAAAACCTTCAGAAAGCTGACCGGCCCGCTGGCTTCGCCCTGGGTGGTCGAGACCAAGGAACCTTTGGCCCGTAATCGAGAAAACGAAAAGCCGGTTCCGCCTCCCGACTGGTGAATGACGGCGGCGTTCTTGATTGCATCGAAGATTCCACGGATCGAGTCTTCGATCGGAAGGACATAGCAGGCCGAATACTGAAGCCCGTTTTCCTTGCCCGCATTCATCAAAGTCGGGCTGTTCGGCATGAATTGCCCTCGGATCATCCGATCGTAAAATTGCGCGGCCACCCGCTCCACCTCCGCTGCGGATGTTCCCCAATGGCTTTCGGCTTTCGCAATCGCCATCGCAACTCGCTTGAACATCCCTTCAGCGGTTTCCTGAAGTTGCCCGCTCTCCTTTCGGAGGTATCTTTCCTCCATGACTTTGATGGCATTGGGGGTCCATTGGCCGCGCTTCTCCCACACGGTTTGCGGATCATGAATTTGACTATCAATTTGACCATCGCGAAGATCGGCTATGGAGATATGTTTGGAGGGTCGAGAGATGCCCTGTGTTTTTGCATGATCGACGTTCTTTGCAATCTCCATAAGTTCCTCCTTTATCTTTTGATCTCTCATCTGAACAGATCCCCTTGATGTGTAAGGATCGTTTATCCGACCTTGCCCGTGTATCGATCGGACTCCTGCTGGGAAATTCGTGCCGACCTTTAGGTCCGAGCCGATTCGAATTCAACCATCGACAGCCGGCCTTCCTCATCCATGAATCCCCGTAATTGCCCTTGCCGATCACGAATCTCATGATTGCCGGCCAACTGACCGATCCACTCTCCTCCCCGCAAAAACACCTCTGCGCCCACCGCGAACGCCACCCAATACCCTTCGGCATCATAAATACGCTTGGGAGTCATCCAATCTCCATGAGTGGACTGTGAAACGAACCCGCCTGACCGAAACTGAAGTGAAACAAGAAGCCCCGCTAAGAGCGATCTCTCAAAACGGGGCTTGGTGATTAGTCGTTGTTCAATAGTTCCATACTGTGTTGTTCCGATCGTGATCACAACAAGTGGCATATGTAAAGTGCCATAACTTGTTAAGATGTGCCAAGTGATATACCATGTGTCATGAAACATGTCAAGCAGAAAAATACAACATACGGGGCCCAAAATTTTAAAGACCTCCTATATATTGTGGATTGTCTGGGGGAAGGTTGTGGATTTCACGTGCATGGTATTGTGCAATCTGTAGTCGTGCCGATGGTTCATTGACAACCTGAAGATGCGGATGTTAAAGTAGGGTCGTGCCAACCTATAGCAAAAAGAAACTCGGGTTTCTTCTATCCACACCTCCCAAGCATCCCAACCTTGAAACCGTCATTCGCCTGACCGAAACCGCCTTGGCCGCCAACTATCAGGTTTATTTATATCTGATCGACCAAGGAACCCTCGCAATGGATCATCCCCGTTTGAATGCGTTATCCGAGCAAGGGCTGAAATTATTTGTTTGCGCTTATGGAGCGGAGCACCACCATGTTTCGCTGACCGGGAAAGCCACCCCGTGCGGATTGGTCGTTCTCTCCGACCTGATCAAAGGCTGTGACCAATTCATTTCGTTTAACTGATCCCCTCCATGGCTGATACCATTCTGGTTCTGATTAAAAGCGATCCTCTCGAAAGCCATCGACCGGTGGAGGCCGTCCGCATCGCTCTGGGCTTGGTCAGCAGTGACCATTCCGTGGCGGTCGTACTGCTCAACCGGTCCCCGCTTCTGCTGTCGGTCGACACC
This genomic window from Nitrospiria bacterium contains:
- a CDS encoding vitamin B12-dependent ribonucleotide reductase is translated as MEIAKNVDHAKTQGISRPSKHISIADLRDGQIDSQIHDPQTVWEKRGQWTPNAIKVMEERYLRKESGQLQETAEGMFKRVAMAIAKAESHWGTSAAEVERVAAQFYDRMIRGQFMPNSPTLMNAGKENGLQYSACYVLPIEDSIRGIFDAIKNAAVIHQSGGGTGFSFSRLRAKGSLVSTTQGEASGPVSFLKVFDAATNSIKQGGTRRGANMAILNYNHPDIMEFVLCKRKRQITNFNISVAVTEEFMQAVAMGKEYNLISPHSGKAVGRLNAREVFDAIVESAWQTGDPGLVFIDRMNEGPSNPVPKMGPVEATNPCGEQPLYPNEACNLGSLNLLSFVDKKNGKWAIDWEELEQAVRVTVRFLDNVIEVNPYPLPEIDAAVKANRRIGLGVMGWAHLLFRLGIPYHSEEALALGRKIMGFINSVGHHESENLAEVRGAFPNWTDSIYRNSRPLRNSTVTTIAPTGTISIIAGCSSGIEPVFALAFRHVSGERKLTFVDPVFEAIAKERGFYTPALMDRISEQGNIDGIEEVPADLCDVFQASHQIAPEWHIRMQGAFQEYTDNAVSKTINLPNSAMRDDVKKAYQLAYQVGCLGITVFRDGCLEEQVLNVGTSAKPKTAAATGEDVKKVKPRPYRRVGVTLSKETPLGTVHITMNDDEEGPAEVFMTIGKAGSDIMAMAESLGRSISLYLRTPSYLSRYEKVQEEVEQLRGIGGARSVGFGEARISSLADAIARAMEEQWLKSPSNGNGHGKTGNFRLTGNLCPKCGVQMAREEGCQKCYSCGYSDC
- a CDS encoding DsrE family protein yields the protein MPTYSKKKLGFLLSTPPKHPNLETVIRLTETALAANYQVYLYLIDQGTLAMDHPRLNALSEQGLKLFVCAYGAEHHHVSLTGKATPCGLVVLSDLIKGCDQFISFN